The DNA window atattttatttaaaattcgaatttatgAATTGGTTTGAATTACAAATCCAAACCGAAATCCACATGGTCATTACACAGTATAGGGCATTTTGTTAATATTCACACCATGTCTATATATCCATctagagcctttgtcctagcggcaaaaagcttagacattattgtatgaggtgccgagttcgagtccTCTTGATATTAGTTGTAATTtaattgtaatttcctccttatATACTATATGAAGTTACACATTTTGTTCTTCATTGTTGCATGGGAAATCAAACTAGGGAAAGcataaaataagatttttgACACCCCATTTATTTTCTATAGAAATGACGGTATAACAAATTGGTGTGGCTCACTTATAAAAACAATACTAACATTCTTATTTTGACCATGACCAATAGAGAAGAAGATAGAGTATAACTATAAACTTAAACGAATAAAAAGTAACATAACTAACAtatgtagtagtaataattataaaatataacgTCGAttcaaaaatatactcctacatTCAAGATTTTATACGCTCGATCAATCAAATACTCCGTCCGTTCACGATAATAgtctcattttactattttgggatgtcgacaaaaaatattcatatatatttctaaaattggaaagtTTCTTTCTTATGCTTTACCCATTTTTTTGTCCTCTCTCCCATACTTgacttactttttctctatatctctctcactttacctgttttttctctttctctcttattttaccaatttttcattaaaacatGTCTTGttcacaaatgagactatttttatggatgaagggagtacagTTTATAATACATATAACTAGATTATGGATTATTTAAGAAATGTTATATAGAAAGAGGTAAAAATAGTTAAATGTGtaaatgaaaagagaaaaaaaggcaATTGAGGCTATAAAAAAGATGTGTAGTTTActtttttcaagaaaaaatgAAACGTGATATCTTTATTGGGAAAAAATCGAAACTTTACATTGATGAAGGGATACAATACCTAATTATAACAATATTACAAtatataaaaaggaaaatgaagaTAATCAATTCCAATACTTGATTCCACCATACTGTAAAGTATATAAACTAGCTTCCAATCCTTCATATTATCACAAAGTTGTCATATACAATGAGCCACttttcgttttatactattttccTCTTGTTTTGTTGTCTGAATTCTTCTTCTTACGCTTCTACAGACTCGTTCATTTCATGTCTATCAACAAGGAATGTTGCACAATCCATAATCTACACAACACTTAACCAAAACTACACCTCAGTCCTTCAAGAATACATCCGAAATGGCCGTTTCAACACATCCCAAACCCCAAAACCAACCCTAATCTTAACCCCGACCGACGAATCCCAAGTCGGAGAGGTCGTGATATGCGCGAAGGAGGCCTCTCTAGATCTCAGAATCCGGAGCGGTGGCCACGACTATGAAGGCCTCTCCTACACATCCAAAACCCCATTCGCCATCCTCGACATGTTCAACCTCAGGTCTATCAAGATAGACCTGACAAACCAAACTGCACCCACTGCTTGGGTGCAGTCTGGCGCTACACTGGGTGAGCTATACTACAAAATATGGGAAACAAGCGAAAACCTCGCTTTCCCTGCTGGTGTCTGCCCCACCTTGGGCATCGGCGGCCACATCAGCGGCGCCGGCTACGGAAACCTCCTCCGGAAATACGGCCTCTCCATCGACAACGTGGCCGACGCAAAGGTAGTCGATGCCAGTGGGAGAATCCTCGACCGCGAGGCGATGGGCGAAGACCTTTTCTGGGCAATCAACGGCGGCGGCGCCGCCAGTTTCGCGGTGGTGCTGTCGTACAAAATCAATCTAGTCACTATACCCAATCCGGTCACGATTTTCAAGGTCACGAAAACCCAAGACGAAAACGCGACGGAAATTCTCCACCGCTGGCAATTCGTGGCCGACAAATTCGACAACGAGTTATTCGTTAGGGCTAATCTCTTCGCAAGTGGGAACGCGACAGCTTCCGTTACTTTCCTTGCAATGTACCTCGGAAATTCGGACGACCTCGTACGAATTTCCGCGGCGCAGTTTCCCGAGCTAGGGTT is part of the Salvia splendens isolate huo1 chromosome 22, SspV2, whole genome shotgun sequence genome and encodes:
- the LOC121786635 gene encoding berberine bridge enzyme-like 8, producing MSHFSFYTIFLLFCCLNSSSYASTDSFISCLSTRNVAQSIIYTTLNQNYTSVLQEYIRNGRFNTSQTPKPTLILTPTDESQVGEVVICAKEASLDLRIRSGGHDYEGLSYTSKTPFAILDMFNLRSIKIDLTNQTAPTAWVQSGATLGELYYKIWETSENLAFPAGVCPTLGIGGHISGAGYGNLLRKYGLSIDNVADAKVVDASGRILDREAMGEDLFWAINGGGAASFAVVLSYKINLVTIPNPVTIFKVTKTQDENATEILHRWQFVADKFDNELFVRANLFASGNATASVTFLAMYLGNSDDLVRISAAQFPELGLEKQHCKEMSWIKAAMLWAEFPDDAPETALLARNPGPSTFKIKSDYVTSPISLTGLDGLLRRIAAVGNGLFVKFNPYGGRMSEIPAAATAFPHREGNIFKIQYFYFWGEVGPGVEENRLQIVRDLYDYMEPFVSKNPRKAYLNYRDIEIGSKSEGNGVEAYNEAKIYGEKYFVDNFDRLVRIKSVVDPTNFFSHEQSIPLLQE